A single window of Brevundimonas naejangsanensis DNA harbors:
- a CDS encoding TonB-dependent receptor domain-containing protein: MLTSTVIGGVAALTAFAAQPAAAMVQDEPTSVSEIVVTGSRIVRKDYNSTSPIVTVGQEDLQATGSVTVESLMNDMPQFMPGNSHGSVNPGNGGQANLNLRGLGSNRTLVLMNGRRIVPSNADGTVDVNLIPAALIKNVEVISGGASATYGSDALAGVANFTLNDSFSGVQIDAQYGQTERGDGTTESFTITMGGNLDDGRGNAVLSIGRSTRSAIMSNARGFSRVSGRNSVSPLGVTTFDSTNLPSQAFINSYLNCASCVTPTGEFGYNTDGSLFSHVGAYNFKSPGGAEWDAYHQPGVAWAYNTGATGMLSIPLERWNAFSAVRYDLTDSVELYGNVLYTQYSSDVILAPTPMPGPSPTYGFRVPTTNPFISPDLRAFLDARPNPTASFGLNKRFNAIGGRLAEDSTTVYQVTTGVRGALPFGDWRYDVSAQYGRVDNQTQQSGNVSRSAVQRLLDDPAGGANLCEGGFNPFGLTQLSQSCINYINRNSKNATLSEQSVVEATMQGGLFQLPAGEVRVALGAQYREDTFAFRPDAGLSQSNPIVDHLGADGLPDGGKIGGVEVAGFNPVQPLTGSTNSTEVFIEALIPILADQPFVQSLDLNLGYRYADYSTVGGVSAYKADIDWAVVDGLRVRGGVQRAVRAPSIGELFGNRDISSPQIGSPVNAAGQAVYGGDPCDIRGAYRKGPDGAKVRDLCIAQGLSAAAVDSYVFNSTQIQGFVGGNRNLKEETADTWTLGFVYRPQLENPLFSRLSTSLDYYSIEITDVVGTITAANQLQGCFNATGVTNTSYDANNGYCQLFRRDAMTGNVVDSLGLQQNLATLKTSGVDLQVDWGFDLMDAGMPDWGALNLNFVVGWMDSWQRQDAAGGPFNERAGTIDSTNGFTFPEWKFLTSVNYSKGPYGVGARWRRVGEVDIYRTDNKLDAINYFDLLGTWEVSDRVVLRAGVNNLTDQDPRTWSPGIQANTDPSTYDILGRRYFVGLTAKF; encoded by the coding sequence TTGCTGACATCCACTGTTATCGGCGGTGTCGCCGCCCTGACGGCCTTCGCCGCCCAGCCTGCCGCCGCCATGGTTCAGGACGAACCCACCTCGGTCAGCGAGATCGTCGTCACGGGTTCGCGGATTGTCCGAAAGGACTATAATTCGACCAGCCCCATCGTGACTGTCGGCCAGGAAGACCTGCAGGCGACCGGATCGGTGACGGTCGAAAGCCTGATGAACGATATGCCGCAGTTCATGCCCGGCAACAGCCACGGCTCGGTCAACCCGGGCAATGGCGGTCAGGCGAACCTGAACCTGCGCGGTCTGGGCAGCAACCGGACCCTCGTTCTGATGAACGGTCGCCGTATCGTGCCGTCGAACGCGGACGGCACGGTCGACGTCAACCTGATCCCGGCGGCCCTGATCAAGAACGTCGAAGTCATCTCGGGCGGCGCCTCGGCCACCTATGGCTCGGACGCCCTGGCCGGCGTGGCCAACTTCACCCTGAACGACAGCTTCTCCGGCGTTCAGATCGACGCCCAGTACGGTCAGACGGAACGCGGCGACGGCACGACCGAGAGCTTCACCATCACGATGGGCGGCAACCTGGACGACGGTCGCGGCAATGCGGTGCTGTCGATCGGCCGTTCGACCCGTTCGGCGATCATGAGCAATGCGCGCGGCTTCTCGCGTGTTTCGGGCCGCAACAGCGTCTCGCCGCTGGGCGTCACGACCTTCGACTCGACCAACCTGCCGAGCCAGGCCTTCATCAACAGCTATCTGAACTGCGCCAGCTGCGTCACCCCGACCGGCGAGTTCGGCTACAACACCGACGGTTCGCTGTTCAGCCACGTCGGCGCCTACAACTTCAAGAGCCCCGGCGGCGCCGAGTGGGACGCCTATCACCAGCCGGGCGTGGCCTGGGCCTACAACACCGGCGCGACCGGCATGCTCAGCATTCCGCTGGAGCGCTGGAACGCCTTCTCGGCGGTCCGCTATGATCTGACGGACTCGGTCGAGCTGTACGGCAACGTCCTGTACACCCAGTACAGCTCGGACGTGATCCTGGCGCCGACGCCGATGCCGGGGCCGTCGCCGACGTACGGTTTCCGCGTGCCGACGACCAACCCGTTCATCTCGCCCGACCTGCGCGCCTTCCTGGACGCGCGTCCGAATCCGACGGCCTCCTTCGGTCTGAACAAGCGCTTCAACGCCATCGGCGGCCGCCTGGCCGAGGACAGCACCACGGTCTATCAGGTGACGACCGGCGTGCGCGGCGCTCTGCCGTTCGGCGACTGGCGCTATGACGTCAGCGCCCAGTACGGCCGCGTCGACAACCAGACGCAGCAGTCGGGCAACGTCTCGCGTTCCGCCGTTCAGCGTCTGCTGGATGATCCGGCCGGCGGCGCCAATCTGTGCGAAGGCGGCTTCAACCCGTTCGGCCTGACGCAACTGTCGCAGAGCTGCATCAACTACATCAACCGCAACAGCAAGAACGCGACCCTCAGCGAGCAGAGCGTCGTCGAGGCGACCATGCAGGGCGGTCTGTTCCAGCTGCCGGCCGGCGAAGTCCGCGTCGCCCTGGGCGCTCAGTATCGCGAAGACACCTTCGCCTTCCGTCCGGACGCCGGCCTGTCGCAGAGCAATCCGATCGTCGACCACCTGGGCGCGGACGGCCTGCCTGACGGCGGCAAGATCGGCGGCGTGGAAGTCGCCGGCTTCAACCCGGTTCAGCCCCTGACCGGCTCGACCAACTCGACCGAAGTCTTCATCGAGGCCCTGATCCCGATCCTGGCCGATCAGCCGTTCGTCCAGTCGCTGGACCTGAACCTGGGCTATCGCTACGCCGACTACAGCACCGTCGGCGGGGTTTCGGCCTATAAGGCGGACATCGACTGGGCCGTTGTCGATGGTCTGCGTGTTCGCGGCGGCGTCCAGCGCGCCGTGCGTGCGCCCTCCATCGGTGAACTGTTCGGCAACCGCGACATCAGCTCGCCGCAGATCGGCAGCCCGGTGAACGCCGCAGGCCAGGCCGTCTATGGCGGCGACCCGTGCGACATCCGCGGCGCCTACCGCAAGGGACCCGATGGGGCCAAGGTCCGCGACCTCTGCATCGCCCAGGGCCTGTCGGCGGCCGCTGTCGACAGCTATGTCTTCAACAGCACTCAGATTCAGGGCTTCGTCGGCGGCAACCGCAACCTGAAGGAAGAGACGGCGGACACCTGGACGCTGGGCTTCGTCTATCGTCCGCAACTGGAAAACCCGCTGTTCTCGCGCCTGTCGACCTCGCTCGACTACTACAGCATTGAGATCACCGACGTGGTCGGCACCATCACGGCGGCGAACCAGCTTCAGGGCTGCTTCAACGCCACGGGCGTGACGAACACCAGCTATGACGCCAACAACGGCTACTGCCAGCTGTTCCGCCGCGACGCCATGACGGGCAACGTGGTGGACAGCCTGGGCCTGCAGCAGAACCTGGCCACGCTGAAGACCTCTGGCGTCGACCTCCAGGTCGACTGGGGCTTCGACCTGATGGACGCTGGCATGCCCGACTGGGGCGCCCTGAACCTGAACTTCGTGGTCGGCTGGATGGATAGCTGGCAGCGCCAGGATGCTGCGGGCGGTCCGTTCAACGAGCGCGCAGGCACCATCGACTCCACCAACGGCTTCACCTTCCCGGAATGGAAGTTCCTGACCTCGGTCAACTATTCCAAGGGGCCGTATGGTGTGGGCGCCCGCTGGCGTCGGGTCGGCGAGGTGGATATCTACCGCACTGATAACAAGCTGGATGCGATCAACTACTTCGATCTGCTGGGCACCTGGGAAGTGAGCGACCGCGTCGTCCTGCGCGCGGGCGTGAACAACCTGACCGACCAGGACCCGCGCACCTGGTCGCCGGGCATCCAGGCCAACACCGATCCCTCGACCTACGACATCCTGGGACGGCGCTACTTCGTGGGTCTGACGGCTAAGTTCTGA
- a CDS encoding DUF885 domain-containing protein, producing the protein MRRRELLLGVAGAAALSIAAASPAAAAWRQTDARERFAALVKESQKADDALNPLRLARRGQRPTGDVFIDPQGEAYARQFGTQKRAELNALSAIDRASLPEGDQIAYDVFRYQAEKAVEEIDSGLHAIRNKAPLNASFGLHVEFPDYMTSAQFKSVQDYELGLAQLEGFTAFMNDTVKRLEQGMAEGYHQPKIVVTNVLAQVEAFLALPVEDNPLYAPATRFPDAIGAADRTRLEAAYRKAVQDGAYPAYDQWRVFLRERYLPTATDGAGLWAMKDGARVYAADLVRHTTTTMSAEEIHRLGVSEVARIRAEMEESRKAAGFTGDLPAFFEHIRTEPSFYYTEPKDLIDHFERIEAKVWQRMPELFSRRPRAEFEVRPLPALGDQRGTGYYRSGPPDASEPGVLYFNMAMLNTRPIPTLETLALHEGVPGHHYQSSLVQEDESLPDLLRFRLAPATAYTEGWGLYAESLGKDLGLFTDPYQWFGHLDMEMLRAVRLVVDTGLHALRWDRQQAIDYMLANTSMAQRDVVVEIDRYITNAGQACAYKVGELKLQELRGRATQKLGDRFDIRHFHDQVLDTGALPLDVLEAKIDRWLAAAA; encoded by the coding sequence ATGAGAAGACGTGAACTCCTTTTGGGCGTGGCCGGTGCGGCGGCGCTCAGCATCGCCGCCGCATCGCCCGCTGCGGCGGCATGGCGCCAGACGGACGCGCGCGAGCGGTTCGCGGCCCTCGTCAAGGAGAGCCAAAAGGCGGACGACGCCCTGAATCCGCTGCGCCTGGCGCGACGGGGGCAGCGGCCGACCGGCGACGTCTTCATCGACCCTCAGGGCGAGGCCTACGCCCGGCAGTTCGGCACCCAGAAGCGGGCGGAGCTGAACGCCCTGTCGGCCATCGACCGTGCGTCCCTGCCTGAGGGCGATCAGATCGCCTATGACGTCTTCCGCTATCAGGCGGAAAAGGCGGTCGAAGAGATCGACAGCGGCCTGCATGCGATCCGCAACAAGGCGCCGCTGAACGCCTCGTTCGGCCTGCACGTCGAATTCCCCGACTATATGACCAGCGCCCAGTTCAAGTCGGTTCAGGACTATGAGCTGGGTCTGGCCCAGCTTGAAGGCTTCACCGCCTTCATGAACGACACGGTGAAGCGTCTGGAGCAGGGGATGGCCGAGGGCTATCACCAGCCGAAGATCGTGGTGACCAATGTCCTGGCGCAGGTCGAGGCCTTCCTGGCCCTGCCGGTCGAGGACAATCCCCTCTATGCCCCGGCGACGCGCTTCCCCGACGCGATCGGGGCGGCCGACCGCACGCGACTGGAGGCGGCCTATCGCAAGGCGGTCCAGGACGGCGCCTATCCCGCTTATGACCAATGGCGCGTCTTCCTGCGCGAGCGGTATCTGCCGACCGCGACCGACGGAGCGGGCCTGTGGGCGATGAAGGACGGCGCGCGCGTCTATGCGGCGGATCTGGTGCGCCACACCACGACCACCATGAGCGCGGAAGAAATTCACCGTCTCGGCGTGTCGGAAGTAGCCCGTATCCGCGCCGAGATGGAGGAGTCGCGCAAGGCGGCGGGCTTCACCGGCGATCTGCCCGCCTTCTTCGAACACATCCGCACCGAGCCGAGCTTCTACTACACCGAGCCGAAGGACCTGATCGACCACTTCGAGCGGATCGAGGCCAAGGTCTGGCAACGGATGCCCGAACTGTTCTCGCGCCGCCCGCGCGCCGAGTTCGAGGTCCGTCCGCTGCCCGCGCTGGGGGACCAGCGCGGCACGGGCTATTACCGCTCGGGTCCGCCGGACGCTTCGGAGCCCGGCGTGCTATATTTCAACATGGCGATGCTGAACACGCGCCCCATCCCGACGCTGGAGACCCTGGCGCTGCACGAAGGCGTGCCGGGGCACCACTATCAGTCGTCGCTGGTGCAGGAAGACGAAAGCCTGCCGGATCTGCTGCGTTTCCGCCTGGCGCCCGCGACCGCCTATACCGAAGGCTGGGGCCTCTATGCGGAGTCTCTGGGCAAGGACCTGGGCCTGTTCACCGACCCTTATCAGTGGTTCGGCCATCTCGACATGGAGATGCTGCGCGCCGTGCGTCTGGTGGTCGACACCGGACTTCACGCCCTGCGTTGGGACCGCCAGCAAGCCATCGACTACATGCTGGCCAACACCTCGATGGCGCAGCGCGACGTGGTGGTCGAAATCGACCGCTACATCACCAACGCCGGTCAGGCCTGCGCCTATAAGGTGGGCGAGCTGAAGCTTCAGGAACTGCGCGGCCGGGCGACCCAAAAGCTGGGCGACCGGTTCGATATCCGCCATTTCCACGATCAGGTGCTGGACACCGGCGCCCTGCCGCTGGACGTGCTGGAAGCCAAGATCGACCGCTGGCTGGCCGCCGCCGCCTAA